One genomic region from Arthrobacter pigmenti encodes:
- a CDS encoding Ppx/GppA phosphatase family protein has translation MRTAAVDCGTNSIRLLIADIDYDGRLADVVRLMRVVRLGQGVDATGMLAPEALERTFAAVDEYAGLIAENAVDRVRFVATSATRDASNRDEFIDGVRTRLGVEPEVVSGSEEAELSFAGASSVLQSEADEPILVVDLGGGSTEFVVGSHGRVTAARSMDMGCVRFTERFLPSDPPTDTEIAAAEAEVGRMIDEANEAVDLASVRGIIGVAGSITTVTAHALKLPEYSSDRIHGAMLSVAEVHDAATSLLHLSRSQRAALPYMHPGRVDVIGAGALIWRTIVRRVAEATDGRVQGALASEHDILDGIALSAAAQERVQK, from the coding sequence ATGCGTACTGCAGCGGTAGATTGCGGAACAAATTCCATCCGCCTGTTAATAGCGGATATCGACTACGACGGCCGGCTGGCCGACGTCGTACGCCTTATGCGTGTGGTGAGGCTCGGCCAGGGAGTGGATGCCACGGGCATGCTCGCCCCCGAAGCGCTGGAACGGACCTTCGCAGCGGTGGATGAGTATGCAGGCCTGATCGCGGAGAATGCGGTGGATCGTGTGCGGTTCGTGGCGACCTCGGCCACGCGTGATGCGAGTAACCGGGATGAGTTCATCGATGGCGTCCGGACCCGCCTTGGCGTGGAGCCTGAGGTGGTCAGCGGCAGTGAAGAGGCGGAGCTGTCCTTCGCGGGCGCCTCGAGCGTCCTGCAGAGTGAAGCGGATGAGCCGATCCTCGTTGTGGACCTGGGCGGCGGAAGCACCGAGTTTGTCGTGGGTTCCCACGGGCGGGTCACGGCTGCGCGCAGCATGGACATGGGGTGCGTCCGCTTCACAGAACGATTCCTGCCCTCAGATCCGCCTACGGACACGGAAATCGCAGCTGCCGAGGCCGAGGTCGGCCGGATGATCGACGAAGCGAACGAAGCAGTCGACCTTGCTTCTGTTCGGGGGATCATCGGTGTTGCGGGAAGCATTACAACCGTCACGGCACACGCACTGAAACTTCCCGAGTATTCATCGGATCGCATCCACGGCGCCATGCTCAGCGTTGCCGAAGTCCACGACGCCGCTACGTCCCTGCTGCACCTGTCCCGGTCGCAGCGGGCCGCGCTGCCGTACATGCACCCCGGCCGGGTTGACGTCATTGGCGCCGGAGCCCTGATCTGGCGCACGATTGTCCGCAGGGTCGCCGAGGCGACCGATGGCCGGGTGCAGGGCGCCCTGGCAAGCGAGCATGACATCCTCGACGGCATCGCCCTCAGCGCTGCTGCGCAGGAACGGGTGCAGAAGTGA
- a CDS encoding ABC transporter ATP-binding protein, translating into MSEAPETPGGAGSAEPAGKSVVKVTDLVAGYLPGVNILNGCSIEARSGELIGIIGPNGAGKSTLLKAMFGLVKVHSGTVVVRDQDITGLKANKLVSRGVGFVPQNNNVFATLTIEENLEMGMYQRSKDFKKRFEFVTDLFPELGKRRAQRAGSLSGGERQMVAMGRALMMEPAVLLLDEPSAGLSPVKQDETFLRVHEINRAGVSVIMVEQNARRCLQICDRAYVLDQGKDAYTGTGRELMKDPKVIQLYLGTLADTA; encoded by the coding sequence ATGAGCGAAGCACCGGAAACCCCTGGCGGGGCCGGTTCAGCGGAACCGGCGGGAAAGTCAGTTGTAAAAGTTACGGACCTCGTGGCCGGATACCTTCCCGGTGTGAACATCCTCAATGGCTGCTCGATCGAGGCGCGATCGGGAGAATTGATCGGCATCATCGGGCCTAACGGCGCAGGCAAGTCCACGCTGCTCAAGGCCATGTTCGGGCTGGTGAAAGTACATTCCGGCACCGTGGTGGTTCGGGATCAGGACATCACCGGGCTGAAGGCCAACAAACTGGTCAGCCGTGGCGTGGGGTTCGTCCCGCAGAACAACAACGTCTTTGCCACCCTCACCATCGAGGAAAACCTCGAGATGGGGATGTACCAGCGGTCCAAGGACTTCAAGAAGCGGTTCGAATTCGTCACTGACCTGTTCCCCGAACTCGGGAAGCGGCGTGCACAACGCGCGGGATCCTTGTCCGGCGGCGAGCGCCAGATGGTTGCCATGGGCCGTGCGCTCATGATGGAACCGGCCGTGCTGCTGCTGGACGAACCCTCCGCCGGGCTCTCACCGGTCAAGCAGGACGAAACCTTCCTGCGTGTGCACGAGATCAACCGTGCCGGTGTCTCGGTCATCATGGTGGAGCAGAACGCCCGGCGGTGCCTGCAGATCTGCGACCGCGCCTACGTCCTCGACCAGGGCAAGGACGCCTACACGGGCACCGGGCGTGAACTCATGAAGGATCCGAAGGTCATCCAGCTGTACCTCGGAACCCTCGCAGACACTGCGTAG
- a CDS encoding ABC transporter substrate-binding protein: MTATRNSARFSIGGSAPRAAKIAALSLGVALFASACGGNPTPEEEGGESSAPAATGLTCPESQGGEAPPPGEKGDPSAVPEAETTSDAPLVLGSILPTTGALAFLGPPEIAGVNLAVQEINEAGGVLGQDIEIIHRDSGDTTTDIATQSVTDLLSQDVSAIIGAASSGVSQTVIQQITGAGVIQMSPANTSPDFTTADDNGLYWRTAPSDVLQGRVLGNYIMACGAQTVGMIVLNDAYGTGLAASITDAVESAGGQIVAEEMFNEGDSQFSSQVDSLVAAAPDAYVVISFDQANSIIPLMTGAGVDPNAMFFVDGNTADYSEDLEPGTMEGAQGTQPGSFAGDEFKAALAEIDPNLDVWNYAGESYDAVNLIALAADAAGSIEGADIAAELEAVSKEGTECFDFAGCITLQRNGEDIDYQGISGPITFDENGDPTEAFIGIYEFDENNVPQPYRSESGQL; encoded by the coding sequence ATGACAGCAACACGTAACTCCGCGCGGTTCAGCATCGGGGGAAGTGCTCCGCGCGCTGCGAAGATTGCCGCCCTCAGCTTGGGCGTTGCTCTCTTCGCGTCTGCCTGCGGTGGAAACCCCACCCCCGAAGAAGAAGGCGGAGAGTCTTCGGCACCGGCAGCAACGGGGCTGACCTGCCCCGAGAGTCAGGGCGGCGAAGCGCCCCCTCCCGGCGAGAAGGGCGATCCAAGCGCCGTTCCCGAGGCTGAAACCACCTCTGATGCTCCGCTGGTCCTCGGGTCCATCCTGCCCACCACAGGAGCCCTCGCGTTCCTCGGCCCGCCGGAAATCGCGGGTGTGAACCTCGCAGTACAGGAAATCAACGAGGCCGGCGGCGTGCTTGGCCAGGACATCGAGATCATTCACCGGGATTCCGGTGACACCACCACGGACATCGCCACCCAGTCCGTGACTGACCTGCTGTCACAGGATGTCAGCGCGATCATCGGTGCGGCGTCCTCCGGCGTTTCGCAGACGGTGATCCAGCAGATCACCGGCGCGGGTGTCATCCAGATGTCCCCGGCGAACACGTCACCTGACTTCACCACCGCTGACGACAACGGTCTCTACTGGCGCACAGCTCCCTCCGATGTTCTGCAGGGCCGTGTGCTCGGCAACTACATCATGGCGTGTGGCGCCCAGACCGTCGGCATGATCGTCCTGAATGACGCCTACGGTACCGGCCTCGCAGCCAGCATCACCGACGCGGTTGAGAGCGCCGGCGGGCAGATCGTGGCCGAGGAGATGTTCAACGAGGGCGATTCGCAGTTCAGCAGCCAGGTGGACTCACTTGTTGCGGCCGCTCCTGATGCCTACGTGGTCATCAGCTTCGACCAGGCCAATAGCATCATCCCGCTGATGACGGGCGCAGGCGTGGATCCGAACGCAATGTTCTTCGTGGACGGCAACACCGCAGACTACAGCGAAGACCTTGAGCCAGGCACCATGGAAGGCGCGCAGGGCACCCAGCCCGGTTCCTTCGCCGGTGACGAGTTCAAGGCCGCCCTCGCCGAGATCGATCCCAACCTGGATGTGTGGAACTACGCAGGTGAAAGCTATGACGCCGTGAACCTCATCGCTCTGGCAGCAGATGCTGCGGGAAGCATCGAGGGAGCGGACATCGCAGCGGAGCTTGAGGCTGTGTCGAAGGAAGGCACGGAGTGCTTCGACTTCGCAGGCTGCATTACACTCCAGCGCAACGGTGAAGATATCGACTACCAGGGTATTTCCGGTCCCATCACCTTCGATGAGAACGGTGACCCGACAGAAGCCTTCATCGGCATCTACGAGTTCGACGAGAACAACGTACCGCAGCCCTACCGTTCCGAGTCCGGACAGCTGTAG
- a CDS encoding DUF501 domain-containing protein, with protein sequence MTEPNALAPTAADLETLSRQLGRPVRDVVEIGARCVCGNPLVATTAPRLANGIPFPTTYYLTHPVITAAVSRLEAAGTMAEMTARLEQDEALAARYREAHEAYLRARAEVGTRSGIGAVPEIDGVSAGGMPGRVKCLHVLVGHSLAAGPGVNPLGDEALAAIVEWWTPDRCQCHGAWDTTGVAPVRDLSRHVKTQGLSPEELDRKRAERRTGEGKA encoded by the coding sequence GTGACGGAACCGAACGCGCTCGCGCCCACCGCGGCTGATTTGGAGACGCTGAGCCGGCAGTTGGGACGCCCGGTGCGTGACGTCGTCGAAATCGGCGCACGCTGTGTGTGCGGCAACCCGCTGGTTGCGACCACCGCTCCACGGCTTGCGAACGGAATCCCCTTTCCCACCACGTACTACCTAACGCATCCCGTTATCACCGCAGCGGTTTCGCGGCTGGAAGCGGCGGGAACCATGGCCGAGATGACAGCGCGCCTGGAGCAGGACGAAGCCCTCGCGGCCCGGTATCGGGAAGCCCACGAAGCGTACCTGCGGGCCCGCGCGGAGGTAGGCACCCGCAGCGGGATTGGCGCCGTGCCGGAGATCGACGGCGTTTCGGCGGGCGGGATGCCTGGCCGCGTCAAATGCCTCCACGTCCTGGTGGGTCACTCGCTTGCCGCAGGTCCGGGCGTCAACCCGCTCGGGGATGAGGCGCTCGCGGCGATCGTTGAATGGTGGACACCTGACCGGTGCCAATGCCACGGAGCGTGGGACACCACGGGCGTTGCGCCGGTCCGAGACCTTAGCCGGCATGTGAAGACGCAGGGGCTGAGCCCGGAGGAACTGGACAGGAAACGCGCCGAACGCCGAACCGGTGAAGGGAAGGCCTGA
- a CDS encoding S8 family serine peptidase yields MTASSAQVRGVRPLAAVVAIFLGFSATVVAPVDAAHAHGAELREREYWLEDYGIKEAWESTRGKGVTVAVIDSGVDGSHPDLEGVVVGGTDVSGAGAPNGQEGLGEVPEHGTLVASLLAGRGHVPEEEPDASPSPSASPSASASPSAEPEEDPVGRGPDGVIGVAPEADLLAVSLWIGGESSGPNPAGISIDDQIPNAVRWAVDNGASVINMSLGSTSPTWPESWDEAFLYAEQNDVVIVAAAGNRAGGSVQVGAPATMPGVLAVGGLDADGKASRESSSEGISIGIAAPAENLVGALPGGLYAAKWSGTSGAAPLVSGVAALIRSKYPDLTAPQVINRIIMTAKDAGVPGKDTIYGHGILDAAAAVNADLDVPAEPLLGAGGVVSMAQFIETYRRGEAPPPPSPAPPAPAEPLPDIPEPTVPVAEERAASSTSLPALIVFGFGGVILLILLGGTYQVVRVYRGTASGGEPEASAGAPDAEKFAAEGVSQDGPSASR; encoded by the coding sequence GTGACCGCTTCTTCAGCCCAGGTGCGCGGTGTGCGGCCCCTGGCCGCCGTCGTCGCGATCTTCCTGGGTTTCAGCGCAACCGTAGTTGCTCCGGTCGATGCCGCGCACGCGCACGGGGCCGAGCTCCGCGAACGCGAGTACTGGCTCGAGGACTACGGCATCAAGGAGGCCTGGGAAAGCACACGGGGGAAGGGTGTCACGGTTGCAGTCATCGACAGCGGCGTGGACGGCAGTCATCCCGACCTTGAAGGCGTGGTGGTCGGCGGGACGGATGTTTCCGGCGCCGGAGCACCCAACGGGCAGGAGGGCCTCGGGGAAGTGCCCGAGCACGGCACGCTGGTCGCCAGCCTCCTCGCCGGGCGCGGACACGTTCCCGAGGAGGAACCCGATGCTTCCCCGTCACCGTCCGCGTCACCCTCTGCATCTGCTTCACCGTCCGCCGAACCGGAGGAGGACCCGGTGGGCCGCGGGCCCGACGGCGTGATCGGGGTTGCGCCCGAAGCGGACCTGCTTGCCGTCTCGCTCTGGATCGGCGGTGAGTCCAGCGGCCCCAACCCGGCAGGGATCAGCATCGATGACCAGATTCCCAACGCCGTGCGCTGGGCCGTGGATAACGGGGCCTCCGTGATCAACATGTCCCTGGGCAGTACGTCTCCCACCTGGCCCGAAAGCTGGGACGAAGCATTCCTTTATGCGGAACAGAACGACGTCGTAATCGTCGCCGCGGCGGGCAACCGCGCCGGCGGTTCGGTGCAGGTTGGCGCTCCCGCGACCATGCCGGGTGTCCTTGCGGTAGGCGGGCTCGACGCCGATGGCAAGGCAAGCCGCGAATCCTCCTCGGAAGGCATCAGCATCGGGATCGCAGCCCCGGCGGAGAACCTGGTCGGTGCACTGCCGGGAGGGCTTTACGCGGCCAAGTGGTCCGGAACTTCCGGGGCCGCTCCGCTGGTGTCCGGTGTGGCCGCCCTGATTCGTTCGAAGTATCCGGACCTGACTGCCCCGCAGGTCATCAACCGGATCATCATGACGGCGAAGGATGCCGGAGTGCCTGGGAAAGACACCATCTACGGGCACGGCATCCTCGATGCCGCAGCTGCGGTGAACGCGGACCTCGACGTGCCTGCCGAACCGCTGCTGGGTGCCGGCGGCGTGGTGAGCATGGCGCAGTTCATCGAGACCTATCGGCGGGGTGAGGCGCCGCCACCGCCATCCCCGGCGCCACCAGCCCCGGCCGAGCCCCTGCCGGACATTCCTGAGCCAACCGTTCCCGTTGCCGAGGAACGAGCGGCGTCGTCCACCTCACTGCCCGCGTTGATCGTTTTCGGCTTCGGTGGCGTGATCCTCCTGATCCTTTTGGGCGGCACCTACCAGGTTGTCAGGGTCTATAGGGGAACCGCGTCGGGAGGGGAACCGGAAGCTTCCGCGGGGGCGCCGGACGCGGAGAAATTCGCGGCAGAAGGCGTCTCGCAGGACGGCCCATCGGCCTCCCGGTAA
- a CDS encoding FtsB family cell division protein: protein MSTRRPSVPRTVRTGGQRESPPLKRPGAQGASTQTGKQASHHSAAGKDAGKAPQTPHKADSGAQRKKTSPSENRAAERSQLAGAIRTARTPFRRSSERAIVPAEDAEPIPAKAFSGRLLALAVVLITITVLLAPSIRTYLQQRAETEALQERITALEQEQGNLQTQIARWDDPAYIRQQARDRLFLVMPGETRYLVKGGTDIEPSEEQQSAAAPQDLPWADALWESVERAATD from the coding sequence ATGTCCACCCGACGCCCCAGCGTTCCGCGCACCGTGCGAACCGGCGGGCAGCGAGAGTCACCACCGTTGAAGCGCCCTGGCGCCCAGGGCGCTTCAACGCAGACCGGCAAGCAAGCCAGCCACCACAGCGCAGCCGGGAAAGACGCGGGCAAAGCCCCGCAGACTCCTCATAAGGCAGACAGCGGAGCACAACGGAAGAAGACATCACCCTCGGAGAATCGTGCCGCGGAGCGTTCCCAGCTCGCCGGCGCAATCCGAACCGCCAGGACGCCTTTCCGCCGCTCCTCGGAGCGCGCGATCGTTCCAGCCGAGGACGCTGAGCCGATCCCTGCCAAAGCCTTTTCCGGCAGGCTGTTGGCACTCGCTGTCGTACTGATCACGATCACCGTGCTGCTGGCACCTTCCATCCGTACGTACCTTCAGCAGCGGGCGGAGACCGAAGCGCTGCAGGAGCGGATCACCGCGCTCGAACAGGAGCAGGGGAACCTGCAGACGCAGATCGCCCGGTGGGATGATCCTGCTTACATTCGGCAGCAGGCGAGGGACAGGCTGTTCCTCGTCATGCCGGGAGAGACCCGCTATCTCGTCAAGGGCGGCACTGACATTGAGCCATCCGAGGAACAGCAGTCAGCGGCGGCGCCGCAGGACCTGCCGTGGGCGGACGCCCTGTGGGAATCTGTGGAGCGGGCGGCCACCGACTAA
- a CDS encoding MazG nucleotide pyrophosphohydrolase domain-containing protein has product MSVAARTPGAAFERLVEVIGLLRERCPWMGELTHESLAEYLVEECYELLEVIEGPDNADELRAELGDVLLQVVLHARLQEERGSFRITDVVEGLTAKMIRRNSHVFTTEGELKPEAGATIQEIEAEWHRRKRAEKPEATSPFESIPAHLPALALAAKSVTRARRDGGHIGTPATAAPGLTSEEELGSVLLDLVHGAVDSGLDPERALRLAVRRYQDEYAGAALRRESGNVTDAH; this is encoded by the coding sequence ATGAGCGTAGCCGCACGAACGCCGGGCGCTGCCTTTGAGCGCCTCGTGGAAGTAATTGGGTTGCTGCGCGAACGCTGCCCATGGATGGGCGAGCTGACGCACGAGTCCCTCGCGGAGTACCTCGTCGAGGAGTGCTACGAGTTGCTCGAGGTGATCGAGGGGCCTGACAACGCCGACGAGTTGCGCGCGGAACTGGGCGACGTCCTCCTGCAGGTGGTGCTTCACGCGAGGCTGCAGGAAGAACGTGGCTCCTTCCGGATCACCGACGTCGTCGAGGGCCTGACCGCCAAAATGATCCGGCGAAACTCGCACGTGTTCACAACGGAGGGGGAGCTGAAGCCTGAAGCCGGCGCTACGATTCAGGAGATTGAAGCGGAGTGGCACCGTCGCAAGCGCGCTGAGAAACCGGAAGCGACCTCTCCATTCGAGAGCATTCCGGCGCACCTACCCGCGCTTGCGCTCGCTGCGAAGTCTGTGACCCGCGCCAGGCGCGACGGCGGACACATCGGCACTCCTGCGACCGCTGCGCCCGGCCTAACCTCCGAGGAGGAACTCGGCAGTGTGCTGCTAGACCTGGTGCACGGTGCCGTGGACTCCGGCCTGGACCCGGAGCGCGCGCTGAGGCTGGCGGTGCGCCGCTACCAGGATGAGTACGCGGGTGCTGCCTTGAGGCGGGAATCAGGCAACGTCACGGACGCTCATTGA
- a CDS encoding NAD(P)/FAD-dependent oxidoreductase translates to MAQTPKFSDRPRILVVGGGYVGLYVAHKLQKKVKAHGGIVTLVDPLPYMTYQPFLPEVAGGNIEARHAVVSHRMHLTDTELITGKVTRVNHGSRTAVVEPSDGSEPFELTYRDVVISAGAITRTFPIEGLADEGIGLKTIEEAVALRNQLLERIETGSLMEPGPERDRALTFVVVGGGFAGIEALAEMEDLARAAVKKNHRLGRSDIRFVLVEALDRIMPEVTEDQAKWVVEHLRSRGVQVKLNTSLASAKDGKLKLINMPDKTPADEFETDTLVWTAGVQANPFVRNTDFPIDERGRVRANPELRITGDDGPLDGAWTAGDVSAVPDLSGGGVGGFCVPNAQHAVRQAKLLADNIYAERYGVGRVREYKHKNLGAVAGFGQYKGVANIMGFGLRGLPAWLAHRGYHGMAMPMFERKFRVVTNWILGFVFGRDTTQLMDLQTPRRAFHEAATPPPKKQETPSLDKDRTEDTEKAKPKAKAKA, encoded by the coding sequence ATGGCTCAAACCCCCAAGTTTTCTGATCGTCCCCGGATCCTTGTTGTCGGCGGCGGCTACGTTGGTTTGTACGTAGCGCACAAGCTGCAGAAGAAGGTGAAGGCCCACGGCGGCATTGTGACCCTCGTGGATCCTTTGCCCTACATGACCTACCAGCCGTTCCTGCCGGAGGTCGCCGGCGGAAACATCGAGGCGCGCCACGCCGTCGTCTCGCACCGCATGCACCTCACCGACACTGAGCTGATCACCGGAAAGGTCACCCGCGTCAATCACGGGTCCCGCACCGCTGTGGTGGAACCATCGGACGGCAGCGAGCCCTTTGAACTGACCTACCGCGACGTCGTGATCTCGGCCGGGGCGATCACGCGCACCTTCCCGATCGAGGGGCTGGCTGATGAAGGCATCGGCCTGAAGACCATCGAGGAAGCTGTGGCGCTGCGTAACCAGCTCCTGGAACGCATTGAAACCGGTTCGCTGATGGAACCGGGACCGGAGCGTGACCGGGCGCTGACCTTCGTCGTCGTTGGCGGTGGATTCGCGGGGATCGAGGCCCTGGCCGAGATGGAGGACCTTGCGCGGGCTGCCGTGAAGAAGAACCACAGGCTGGGGCGCTCCGACATCCGCTTTGTCCTCGTCGAGGCCCTGGACCGGATCATGCCCGAGGTCACCGAGGACCAGGCCAAGTGGGTTGTTGAGCACCTGCGCTCGCGCGGCGTACAGGTGAAGCTCAATACCTCGTTGGCCAGTGCGAAGGACGGCAAGCTCAAGCTGATCAACATGCCGGACAAGACGCCCGCCGATGAGTTCGAGACCGACACCCTCGTGTGGACCGCCGGCGTGCAGGCCAATCCGTTTGTCCGCAACACTGACTTCCCGATCGACGAGCGCGGGAGGGTCCGCGCTAATCCCGAGCTGCGCATCACCGGTGACGACGGTCCGCTGGACGGCGCGTGGACTGCCGGTGACGTCTCGGCTGTTCCTGATCTTTCGGGCGGCGGTGTGGGCGGTTTCTGCGTGCCCAACGCGCAGCACGCAGTCCGTCAGGCGAAGCTCCTCGCAGACAACATCTACGCCGAGCGCTACGGTGTGGGCCGGGTCCGCGAGTACAAGCACAAGAACCTGGGCGCGGTTGCGGGCTTCGGCCAGTACAAGGGCGTAGCCAACATCATGGGCTTCGGTTTGCGCGGGCTTCCCGCCTGGCTGGCCCACCGCGGCTATCACGGAATGGCCATGCCGATGTTCGAGCGAAAGTTCCGCGTGGTTACCAACTGGATCCTTGGCTTCGTGTTCGGACGCGACACCACCCAGCTGATGGACCTGCAGACCCCGCGCCGCGCGTTCCACGAGGCGGCAACGCCTCCGCCGAAAAAGCAGGAAACACCCTCGCTGGACAAGGACCGCACCGAGGACACGGAGAAGGCCAAGCCAAAGGCGAAAGCCAAGGCTTAG
- a CDS encoding GNAT family N-acetyltransferase: MIIRAETLADRPAALSVIEAAFGSPGKARPIEAALLEQLWECPAYLPELSLVAEDDDGVVCGYVITTRARIGEVSSLGLGPIGVLPSQQGRGVGRLLVDGSIERAAGLGEVSLVLLGSPSFYGRFGFVRADVRGVLPPEPAWGEDFMIRALGESPIPTGPFRYAEPFDGL; the protein is encoded by the coding sequence GTGATCATTCGCGCTGAAACCCTCGCCGACCGGCCGGCTGCATTGTCCGTCATCGAGGCGGCGTTCGGGTCGCCTGGGAAGGCGCGGCCCATCGAGGCAGCACTCCTGGAGCAGTTGTGGGAGTGCCCGGCTTATTTGCCTGAGCTTTCGCTTGTTGCAGAGGACGACGACGGCGTCGTGTGCGGGTATGTCATCACCACACGTGCGCGGATCGGGGAGGTTTCATCTCTCGGGCTCGGGCCCATCGGGGTGCTTCCGTCGCAGCAGGGCAGGGGAGTGGGGCGGCTGCTGGTCGACGGCTCCATTGAGAGGGCCGCGGGCTTGGGGGAGGTCTCGCTCGTGCTGCTCGGAAGTCCCAGCTTCTACGGACGGTTCGGTTTTGTCCGGGCCGATGTCCGCGGTGTGCTTCCGCCGGAGCCGGCGTGGGGCGAGGACTTCATGATCCGGGCGCTGGGAGAATCGCCGATTCCCACGGGTCCGTTCCGCTATGCCGAGCCCTTCGACGGCCTCTGA
- the eno gene encoding phosphopyruvate hydratase: protein MAIIDAIHAREILDSRGNPTVEVEVLLDDDTFGRAAVPSGASTGAFEANERRDGDKDRYLGKGVLQAVEAVIEQIQPALLGFDAGDQRAIDQAMIDLDGTENKSNLGANSMLGVSLAIARAAAESSALPLYRYLGGPNAHVLPVPLMNILNGGSHADSDVDIQEFMIVPLGAESYSEGLRWGVEVYHELKKVLNEKGLATGLGDEGGFAPNLPSNRDALDLITSAIERAGYKPGTDIAFALDVAASEFYKDGAYHFEGKTLDSAAMRSYYEELVRDYPLVSIEDPLDEEDWEGWKVLTESLGEKVQLVGDDLFVTNPTRLERGIKADTGNSLLVKVNQIGTLSETLDAISLAQRSGYTTITSHRSGETEDTTIADICVATNAGQIKTGAPARSERVAKYNQLLRIEEELDDAARYAGRSAFPRFTA from the coding sequence ATGGCGATCATTGATGCCATCCACGCACGTGAAATCCTCGACTCCCGCGGAAATCCCACGGTTGAGGTTGAGGTACTGCTCGACGACGACACTTTCGGCCGCGCAGCCGTACCCTCGGGTGCATCCACCGGTGCGTTCGAAGCGAACGAACGCCGTGACGGTGACAAGGACCGCTACCTCGGCAAAGGCGTACTGCAGGCCGTTGAGGCCGTCATCGAGCAGATCCAGCCTGCGCTCCTGGGCTTCGACGCAGGGGACCAGCGTGCCATTGACCAGGCGATGATCGACCTGGACGGCACCGAGAACAAGTCCAACCTCGGCGCGAATTCAATGCTCGGTGTTTCCCTGGCCATTGCGCGCGCCGCAGCTGAGTCCTCCGCACTCCCGCTGTACCGCTACCTGGGAGGCCCGAACGCGCACGTTCTGCCCGTACCCCTGATGAACATCCTGAACGGCGGTTCGCACGCCGATTCCGACGTCGACATCCAGGAATTCATGATCGTTCCGCTGGGTGCCGAGTCCTACTCCGAGGGCCTGCGCTGGGGCGTTGAGGTCTACCACGAGCTGAAGAAGGTATTGAACGAGAAGGGTCTGGCTACCGGTCTTGGCGACGAGGGCGGCTTCGCTCCGAACCTGCCGTCCAACCGCGACGCCCTGGACCTGATCACCTCCGCCATTGAGCGTGCGGGCTACAAGCCGGGAACCGATATCGCTTTCGCACTCGACGTGGCTGCATCCGAGTTCTACAAGGACGGCGCGTACCACTTCGAGGGCAAGACGCTCGATTCCGCCGCGATGCGCTCCTACTACGAGGAGCTGGTCCGCGACTACCCGCTGGTCTCCATCGAGGATCCGCTGGACGAGGAAGACTGGGAAGGCTGGAAGGTGCTCACCGAGTCCCTTGGCGAGAAGGTCCAGCTTGTGGGCGATGACCTGTTTGTCACCAACCCGACGCGCCTCGAGCGCGGCATCAAGGCAGACACCGGCAACTCGCTGCTCGTGAAGGTCAACCAGATCGGCACCCTCAGCGAGACGCTCGACGCCATCTCCCTGGCTCAGCGCTCCGGCTACACCACCATCACCTCGCACCGTTCCGGCGAAACCGAGGACACCACGATCGCGGACATCTGCGTGGCCACCAACGCAGGCCAGATCAAGACCGGCGCTCCCGCACGCTCCGAACGCGTCGCAAAGTACAACCAGCTGCTGCGCATCGAGGAAGAGCTGGACGACGCCGCACGTTACGCCGGCCGTTCTGCTTTCCCGCGTTTCACTGCCTGA
- a CDS encoding CHY zinc finger protein, whose translation MGRGLHDPGAGRIADSHGSVPLCRALRRPLTRVLGSTVDGQTRCVHYRTELDVVAISFKCCGEFYPCHLCHEEGAGHEAAVWPQTAWNTEAILCGVCRETLSIERYFEVDGCPSCSAPFNPRCRLHKHLYFEV comes from the coding sequence GTGGGGCGAGGACTTCATGATCCGGGCGCTGGGAGAATCGCCGATTCCCACGGGTCCGTTCCGCTATGCCGAGCCCTTCGACGGCCTCTGACAAGGGTTCTCGGCAGCACCGTCGACGGCCAGACAAGGTGCGTTCACTACCGCACGGAGCTCGACGTCGTCGCGATCAGCTTCAAATGCTGCGGTGAGTTCTACCCCTGCCACCTGTGCCACGAAGAAGGCGCCGGGCACGAGGCGGCGGTGTGGCCTCAGACGGCGTGGAACACGGAGGCGATCCTGTGCGGAGTGTGCCGGGAGACGCTGAGCATTGAACGGTACTTCGAGGTGGACGGATGTCCCTCGTGCAGCGCGCCGTTCAATCCGCGGTGCAGGTTGCACAAGCACCTCTACTTCGAGGTTTAG